Proteins from one Triticum aestivum cultivar Chinese Spring chromosome 7A, IWGSC CS RefSeq v2.1, whole genome shotgun sequence genomic window:
- the LOC123147113 gene encoding GDSL esterase/lipase At4g28780 produces MKGLVVVLVGLVIVGAVGASAAQRPVVPAMFVLGDSTLDVGNNNHLPGKDVPRANEPFYGVDFPGGARATGRFSNGYNIADFVARHLGFERSPLAYLVLKSRNYLIPSAVTRGVSYASAGAGILDSTNAGKNIPLSKQVSYFASTKAEMEAVWGRHKVSKLLASSFFLLGFGSNDLFQSRPKSQADVAGLYATLVSNYSAAITELYGMGARKLGIISPGPVGCVPRVRLLNATGACNDGMNRLTVGLAAAFKSGLAAALSPTRLPGLAYSLADSFAGTRANFDNPQAAGFVNADSACCGSGRLGAEGECMRNATVCSDRDVYAFFDNVHPSQRAAELGAQALFVDGPTQITTPISFKELAHQR; encoded by the exons ATGAAGGGTCTCGTCGTCGTGCTCGTGGGCCTCGTGATCGTCGGCGCCGTTGGTGCTAGCGCGGCGCAGCGGCCGGTGGTGCCGGCGATGTTCGTGCTGGGGGACTCGACCCTGGACGTGGGCAACAACAACCACCTGCCGGGGAAGGACGTGCCCAGGGCGAACGAGCCCTTCTACGGCGTTGACTTCCCCGGCGGCGCAAGGGCCACCGGGAGGTTCAGCAACGGCTACAACATCGCTGATTTCGTCG cGAGGCATTTGGGGTTCGAGAGGAGCCCTCTAGCTTACCTGGTGCTGAAATCTCGCAACTATCTCATCCCAAGCGCTGTGACGAGAGGGGTGAGCTACGCTTCCGCGGGAGCCGGTATCCTCGACTCCACT AACGCGGGAAAGAACATCCCGCTGTCAAAGCAGGTGAGCTACTTCGCGTCGACCAAGGCCGAGATGGAGGCCGTGTGGGGCAGACATAAAGTCTCCAAGCTCCTCGCCAGCTCCTTCTTCCTCCTGGGCTTCGGCAGCAACGACCTCTTCCAGAGCAGACCAAAGTCCCAAGCCGATGTTGCCGGACTCTATGCCACCCTCGTCTCGAACTACTCCGCCGCCATCACCGAACTGTATGGGATGGGCGCGAGAAAATTGGGGATCATCAGCCCTGGCCCAGTGGGGTGTGTGCCGCGGGTGCGCCTGTTGAACGCGACGGGTGCCTGCAACGATGGCATGAACCGCCTCACTGTCGGGCTCGCCGCGGCGTTCAAGTCTGGCCTCGCTGCAGCCCTCAGCCCAACGAGGCTCCCAGGCCTCGCATACTCCCTCGCCGACTCCTTCGCCGGCACGCGGGCCAACTTCGACAACCCACAAGCGGCCGGGTTCGTGAACGCCGATAGCGCATGCTGCGGGAGCGGTAGGCTGGGCGCGGAGGGTGAGTGCATGAGGAACGCGACAGTGTGCAGCGACCGCGATGTGTACGCTTTCTTTGACAACGTGCACCCCAGCCAGCGGGCCGCTGAGCTGGGTGCGCAGGCGCTCTTCGTGGACGGGCCGACACAGATCACCACACCCATCAGCTTCAAGGAGCTAGCCCATCAGAGATGA